The proteins below come from a single Methanomassiliicoccales archaeon genomic window:
- a CDS encoding winged helix-turn-helix transcriptional regulator produces MNLDGTDVSILKVLQENGRLSFRQIAERVGVSVPTVSSKIANMENTGVIRGYTALLDPEKLGEICVIITIKAKPSELRPLGERLKQSEHVRQVYLTSNSRVLLLCSFTESHMVNDFVSRLSEQPEIIEYDVASIIGVMREDQRALVTPGLTVVLQCIYCKKEIRDEAVKMKLDGKDYYLCCQTCQKAFQEKYEKLKSLA; encoded by the coding sequence AGCATTCTGAAAGTGCTCCAGGAGAACGGGCGCCTCTCCTTCAGGCAGATCGCCGAGCGGGTCGGGGTCAGCGTCCCCACGGTCAGCAGCAAGATCGCCAACATGGAGAACACTGGCGTCATACGCGGTTACACTGCCCTATTAGACCCGGAGAAGTTGGGAGAGATTTGCGTCATCATCACCATCAAGGCCAAGCCATCGGAGCTTCGTCCATTGGGGGAGAGATTGAAGCAGAGCGAGCATGTTCGACAAGTATATCTCACCAGCAACAGCAGAGTGCTGCTCTTGTGCAGCTTCACCGAGTCGCATATGGTCAACGACTTCGTCAGCCGTCTGTCCGAGCAGCCGGAGATCATCGAGTACGACGTCGCCAGCATCATCGGGGTGATGCGGGAGGACCAAAGGGCGTTGGTGACCCCTGGGCTGACGGTGGTCCTCCAATGCATCTACTGCAAGAAGGAGATTCGCGACGAAGCGGTGAAGATGAAGTTGGACGGGAAGGACTACTACCTTTGCTGCCAGACCTGTCAGAAGGCCTTCCAGGAGAAGTACGAGAAGCTGAAGAGCCTGGCCTAG
- a CDS encoding RidA family protein, which produces MHKIIFTEHAPRPVGPYSQAVVMGNMLFCSGQIGLDPATGKLVPGNVAEETDQCLRNLSKVLEAGGSALSKVIKTTVFVTDLAHFKEVNEAYASFFPESPPARSAVQVSALPLSARVEIEAIAFLSGD; this is translated from the coding sequence ATGCACAAGATCATCTTCACCGAGCACGCGCCGCGACCTGTCGGACCCTATTCGCAAGCAGTGGTCATGGGGAACATGCTTTTCTGCTCCGGTCAGATCGGCCTCGATCCTGCCACTGGAAAGCTCGTCCCCGGGAACGTGGCCGAGGAGACGGATCAATGCCTGCGCAATCTGTCCAAGGTACTGGAGGCTGGCGGAAGTGCGCTGAGCAAGGTCATCAAGACCACCGTCTTCGTGACGGACCTGGCTCATTTCAAGGAAGTGAACGAAGCATATGCATCGTTCTTTCCCGAGTCACCACCTGCAAGGAGCGCCGTGCAAGTGAGCGCCCTGCCGCTAAGCGCGCGGGTGGAGATCGAGGCCATCGCCTTCTTGAGCGGTGACTAG
- a CDS encoding HAD family hydrolase, whose translation MLRPKAVVFDLDNTLVESAVDFQEMRRRVVAELERCGASRHAVDTEKTVLTNIREGRNYLSRLRDESYLLDLDVRLGGILTDCELSTLPMVKAVEGAHDALAMLGSQGLALGVLTRGSRPYASAALRKVGLDEVLHHMVCRDDHPLEEAKPNPLAMQRIASKLGVHARECLYVGDHLIDLECARASGSAFVGVLTGVMTVEEWRKHTCPQVVRSVADIPSTIALRGAR comes from the coding sequence GTGCTCCGGCCGAAGGCCGTTGTTTTCGACCTTGACAACACCCTCGTGGAGAGCGCGGTCGATTTCCAAGAGATGCGCAGGAGGGTGGTCGCGGAGCTGGAGCGGTGCGGGGCCTCCAGGCACGCCGTGGACACCGAGAAGACCGTACTGACGAACATCCGAGAAGGACGCAACTACCTCTCTAGACTGCGGGACGAAAGTTACCTCTTAGATCTGGATGTGCGTCTGGGAGGCATCCTCACGGACTGCGAGCTGAGCACCTTGCCTATGGTCAAAGCCGTGGAAGGTGCCCATGATGCCCTGGCGATGCTTGGATCCCAGGGTCTTGCCTTGGGCGTTCTCACCCGCGGATCGAGACCCTATGCCTCTGCCGCCCTGCGGAAGGTGGGACTCGACGAGGTGCTGCATCACATGGTCTGCCGCGACGACCACCCCCTGGAAGAAGCGAAGCCCAACCCTTTGGCGATGCAGCGTATCGCATCCAAGCTTGGGGTTCATGCCCGGGAGTGCCTCTACGTGGGCGATCACCTCATCGACCTGGAATGCGCCCGTGCCTCCGGATCCGCGTTCGTAGGGGTTCTGACCGGGGTGATGACCGTCGAGGAGTGGCGGAAGCACACCTGCCCGCAGGTGGTGAGGAGCGTGGCCGATATCCCTAGTACAATAGCGCTCCGCGGTGCCAGATAG